In Providencia zhijiangensis, a single window of DNA contains:
- the hybB gene encoding Ni/Fe-hydrogenase cytochrome b subunit, with protein sequence MATHDKEQPLGGRLVSWPVIVFGPFVILCLILIVKRLVFGLGSVSDLNGGYPWGIWIAFDLLIGTGFACGGWALAWAVYVFNRGEYHPLVRPALLASLFGYSLGGLSITIDVGRYWNLPYFYIPGYFNTNSVLFETAVCMTIYIGVMALEFAPAICERFNWKVSLKRLNKVMFFIIALGALLPMMHQSSMGSLMIAAGHKVHPIWQSYEMLPLLSLLTAFIMGFSIVIFEGSLLQSALKGQGADERPLFVKLTNILQVFLVLFLVCRFGELIYRGKMHYVMAMDFYAMMFWIETALMVIPLIIFRMPSLRTDSRWLYISGLSMLLGSALWRMSYSLIAFNPGGGYDYFPTAEEILISIGFVAIEVCAYILLVRLLPIIPAIKKSNSSPSQARGKA encoded by the coding sequence ATGGCAACGCATGATAAAGAGCAGCCGCTAGGTGGGCGTTTAGTCAGTTGGCCAGTGATTGTCTTCGGACCGTTCGTCATCCTGTGCCTGATTTTGATTGTAAAACGTTTAGTCTTTGGGCTGGGTTCAGTTTCTGATCTGAACGGTGGATACCCATGGGGGATCTGGATTGCCTTCGACTTACTGATTGGTACTGGTTTTGCTTGTGGTGGATGGGCGTTAGCGTGGGCAGTGTATGTCTTTAACCGCGGTGAATATCATCCGTTAGTGCGTCCTGCACTGCTGGCAAGTCTGTTTGGTTACTCTCTCGGTGGTTTGTCTATCACTATCGACGTGGGTCGCTACTGGAACCTGCCTTATTTCTATATTCCGGGGTACTTTAATACTAACTCCGTGCTGTTTGAAACCGCGGTATGTATGACTATCTACATCGGTGTGATGGCGCTGGAGTTTGCCCCTGCAATTTGTGAACGCTTTAATTGGAAAGTGTCATTAAAACGCCTGAATAAAGTGATGTTTTTCATCATTGCATTGGGTGCGTTACTGCCAATGATGCACCAATCTTCCATGGGTTCACTGATGATTGCCGCAGGGCATAAGGTTCATCCGATTTGGCAAAGCTATGAAATGTTGCCGCTATTATCGCTACTGACCGCCTTTATTATGGGTTTCTCCATTGTGATTTTTGAAGGCTCTTTATTGCAGTCAGCGTTAAAAGGGCAAGGGGCTGATGAACGACCACTGTTTGTTAAGTTAACCAATATCCTTCAAGTGTTCTTAGTGCTGTTCTTGGTTTGCCGTTTCGGTGAGTTGATTTACCGCGGCAAGATGCACTATGTGATGGCGATGGATTTCTACGCCATGATGTTCTGGATTGAGACTGCATTAATGGTGATCCCGCTGATTATCTTCCGTATGCCATCCCTGCGTACTGACTCAAGATGGTTATATATCAGTGGATTAAGCATGTTATTGGGTTCTGCGCTATGGCGTATGAGCTACTCACTGATCGCCTTCAATCCTGGCGGTGGATATGACTATTTCCCAACCGCAGAAGAGATATTAATTTCCATCGGTTTTGTGGCCATCGAGGTGTGCGCATACATCTTGTTAGTTCGCCTATTACCGATTATTCCAGCAATAAAAAAATCTAATTCAAGTCCTTCTCAGGCCCGAGGTAAAGCATGA